A window of Candidatus Poribacteria bacterium contains these coding sequences:
- a CDS encoding NHL repeat-containing protein: MFTIINEQMSKWTFLSLLMFLPLCLSCAAPTPPADGGTKANLNLTKPITPPQIVSSIQDLPVPPILGVNHLRTIGGSGQGAGQFLQPVGLDLDHRGMLYVADSGNNRVQVVDSEGNFVSEYGVRGWRTGEFDNPTDVAINFQRTELLYVADTDNHRIQYCNLVDRIFYIMAGSRLGRDDEDHDMDAEIEFDLPGGVSVGRNGEVCVVDTGNHRFVLFNPDGIRMLMRGSFGGARQQFRDPTDLVADPHGNIYIVDSGNHRIKKYDFSGNLVHTWGTEGETPGQFREPRHIDIDRWGYLYVTDRGNQRIQVFTKEGATVMTFGDESLVEPVGIAIFKNDLVFVSDVAANDIKIFQIVYRQ, encoded by the coding sequence ATGTTTACGATAATAAACGAACAAATGAGCAAATGGACTTTCCTGTCTCTTCTGATGTTCCTTCCTCTCTGTTTGAGTTGTGCTGCCCCCACACCGCCGGCGGATGGGGGGACCAAAGCAAATCTGAATCTGACCAAGCCAATAACGCCACCCCAAATTGTCTCCTCCATCCAGGATTTGCCCGTACCGCCCATACTCGGTGTGAATCACCTCCGCACAATAGGCGGCTCCGGTCAGGGCGCGGGACAATTCTTGCAACCAGTCGGACTCGATCTTGACCATCGGGGAATGCTCTATGTAGCCGATTCAGGAAACAACCGCGTCCAAGTTGTCGATAGCGAAGGCAACTTCGTATCGGAATATGGTGTGCGTGGCTGGCGAACAGGAGAATTTGATAACCCGACAGATGTTGCTATCAATTTCCAGCGCACCGAACTCCTCTATGTCGCTGATACAGATAACCACCGAATCCAATACTGTAACCTAGTAGACAGAATCTTTTACATCATGGCAGGCAGTAGATTGGGACGTGACGATGAGGATCATGATATGGACGCTGAAATTGAGTTTGATCTGCCCGGCGGGGTTAGTGTCGGGCGGAACGGGGAGGTTTGTGTCGTTGATACGGGAAACCACCGGTTTGTCCTATTTAATCCGGATGGCATTCGCATGTTGATGCGGGGAAGTTTTGGTGGTGCAAGGCAACAGTTTCGTGACCCAACAGACCTTGTCGCAGACCCACACGGGAATATCTACATCGTCGATTCGGGAAATCATCGGATCAAGAAATACGACTTTAGCGGTAACCTCGTCCATACGTGGGGCACTGAGGGAGAAACTCCAGGGCAATTTCGGGAACCCCGTCATATCGACATTGACCGTTGGGGGTATCTCTATGTGACAGACCGGGGAAATCAACGGATTCAAGTCTTCACAAAGGAAGGGGCCACTGTGATGACATTTGGCGATGAATCGCTTGTTGAACCGGTCGGCATCGCGATTTTCAAGAATGACCTCGTCTTCGTAAGCGATGTCGCCGCGAATGATATTAAGATTTTTCAGATTGTCTACCGTCAATGA
- a CDS encoding phytanoyl-CoA dioxygenase family protein, translated as MQLTDEQLATWKRDGSIVVPNVFPPESFAPALEAVERNAYGGLTYAEYRAKWEENPTEIQKLYEQTSPMQQLAGPMGGAVHFPTGLPAVDKLLENDDYIDCACQLLGTDAIRLGYGQIFFREGLTDTRYSENPWEGYHIDNGTNSQLPPHPDWERYNYLLSGIILHDIDEDGAPMLVCRGSHKQLASIYDRHGGRAGGMGLSDLRKCDELAEPTPVTAKAGSVAFRSSYLIHAAQPFANKQRQRGWMGFHFHRADNADWCHTTRPVPGWTTSEFVSFVADTTPRARHLLGWPNPGDSYYTEEALQRLANAYPGIDLNPYRNAMTV; from the coding sequence ATGCAATTAACCGATGAGCAACTAGCAACTTGGAAACGGGATGGCAGTATAGTTGTGCCCAACGTCTTTCCCCCGGAGAGTTTTGCTCCAGCATTAGAGGCGGTCGAGCGCAATGCCTATGGGGGACTAACTTATGCCGAATACCGGGCAAAATGGGAAGAAAATCCAACAGAGATTCAAAAACTTTATGAACAAACATCACCTATGCAACAATTGGCGGGGCCAATGGGGGGCGCCGTTCATTTTCCCACCGGCTTGCCGGCGGTCGATAAGCTGCTAGAAAATGACGACTATATTGACTGTGCATGTCAGTTGTTGGGAACTGACGCGATACGGCTTGGCTATGGGCAAATATTCTTCCGAGAGGGGTTGACCGATACCCGATACAGTGAGAACCCTTGGGAAGGTTATCATATCGACAACGGCACCAATTCACAACTGCCACCACATCCCGATTGGGAACGGTATAACTATCTGCTTTCTGGCATTATCCTGCACGATATTGATGAAGATGGTGCACCTATGCTGGTCTGTCGTGGGTCACACAAACAGCTGGCGTCGATATACGATCGTCACGGGGGACGCGCGGGTGGAATGGGATTGTCAGACCTCCGGAAGTGTGACGAATTGGCTGAACCAACCCCTGTTACCGCCAAAGCCGGCAGCGTCGCCTTCCGTTCAAGCTATCTTATTCATGCCGCCCAACCGTTTGCCAACAAACAGCGGCAGCGCGGGTGGATGGGCTTCCACTTTCACCGTGCGGACAACGCCGATTGGTGTCATACCACGCGCCCTGTCCCCGGTTGGACCACATCTGAATTTGTAAGTTTCGTAGCCGATACCACACCCCGCGCTCGTCACCTACTCGGTTGGCCCAATCCGGGCGATTCCTATTACACCGAAGAAGCGCTCCAACGCCTCGCTAACGCCTACCCCGGCATTGATCTGAATCCGTATCGAAACGCTATGACGGTGTGA
- a CDS encoding tetratricopeptide repeat protein, which translates to MRLQLPTIIFLCLSLIVVVPLIFYMQTGDQMATREAINLEGQEFKSLREQAAVAHNAKRHTAAIQIYAEALKMRPDNAEVHNDLGATCYEYGLDYAGPNWPSWTTDLTNQTPVEAVHELETAIMEVGSGYIVMNSDKPDVTAAIDERAQTADAYIYTQQFNEDVTMNIVIGKTKELFMKARDHYLRAIDIKPTYPRPYYNLGALYMKIGQHDTAVDYLEKAYQLDPRDKDLEAYLNELRSDNRGYISVPIDGR; encoded by the coding sequence ATGCGTTTACAATTACCAACAATTATATTCCTTTGTTTGTCTCTTATTGTAGTTGTTCCACTCATCTTCTATATGCAGACCGGCGATCAGATGGCAACACGGGAAGCCATCAATTTGGAGGGACAGGAATTTAAGAGCTTGCGTGAACAGGCTGCGGTCGCTCATAACGCAAAAAGACACACCGCAGCTATCCAGATTTACGCAGAGGCGCTAAAGATGCGCCCAGACAACGCCGAAGTCCATAATGATCTTGGAGCAACCTGCTACGAATATGGGCTTGATTACGCTGGACCGAACTGGCCCTCTTGGACAACTGACTTGACAAATCAAACACCGGTTGAAGCTGTCCATGAATTGGAGACGGCGATAATGGAGGTCGGTTCCGGTTATATTGTAATGAACTCGGATAAACCAGACGTCACTGCAGCCATTGATGAAAGAGCCCAAACGGCTGATGCCTATATCTATACCCAACAATTCAACGAAGATGTAACGATGAATATAGTCATCGGCAAAACTAAGGAATTATTCATGAAAGCGCGGGACCACTACCTTCGAGCGATTGACATTAAACCGACTTATCCTCGCCCTTACTATAACCTCGGTGCCCTGTACATGAAGATCGGTCAACATGATACCGCAGTCGATTATCTGGAAAAAGCGTATCAATTGGATCCGCGTGATAAAGATCTTGAGGCGTATCTCAATGAGTTGAGGTCGGATAACCGTGGATACATATCAGTTCCAATCGATGGGCGTTAG
- a CDS encoding ATP-binding protein: MGPTTEQVIRLDLPSSMQHVYLLDTVILEILKEMEFDEETCEQVTLAVIEAGTNAIKHGNQEDLNKSAHFEFIVQPDKLMVIVQDEGKGFNREEVPDPLDPANLLKSSGRGIFLMEACMDYVTFEQSGTIVKMVKHKPADKQQM, translated from the coding sequence GTGGGACCGACAACCGAGCAAGTCATTCGTCTTGACCTCCCAAGTTCAATGCAGCATGTTTACCTGTTAGATACAGTCATCCTCGAAATCCTCAAAGAGATGGAATTCGATGAGGAAACGTGCGAGCAAGTGACGCTTGCAGTCATCGAAGCCGGTACAAATGCAATCAAGCATGGGAATCAAGAAGATTTGAATAAAAGTGCTCACTTTGAGTTCATCGTCCAACCTGACAAACTCATGGTTATCGTTCAAGACGAAGGAAAAGGGTTCAACCGGGAGGAAGTTCCGGATCCGTTAGATCCAGCAAATCTCCTAAAAAGTAGTGGTAGAGGAATTTTTCTGATGGAAGCGTGTATGGATTACGTCACTTTCGAACAATCAGGTACAATCGTTAAAATGGTTAAGCATAAACCGGCTGATAAGCAACAAATGTAA
- a CDS encoding STAS domain-containing protein translates to MTVDIRKKEGITILDIEGRIIGSDSLALKNIIDEQVDDAEEGDARILLNLADVRMVDSSGLGIIVASYTAVQRKGGRIALLHPGGNIRSLIVMAKLVTIFDRYEDEDEAIASFYKSNN, encoded by the coding sequence ATGACTGTAGATATTCGTAAAAAAGAAGGTATCACAATTCTGGATATTGAGGGAAGAATTATAGGGTCTGATAGTTTAGCCCTCAAGAATATCATTGATGAACAGGTTGATGACGCTGAAGAGGGAGACGCTAGAATCTTGCTGAATCTTGCGGATGTACGTATGGTGGATAGCTCCGGTCTTGGCATCATCGTCGCCTCCTATACAGCCGTTCAAAGAAAAGGTGGACGCATTGCACTATTGCATCCCGGCGGAAACATTAGGAGCTTGATTGTCATGGCAAAGTTAGTCACCATCTTCGATCGATATGAGGACGAAGACGAGGCTATCGCCAGCTTCTACAAGTCGAATAACTAA
- a CDS encoding CotH kinase family protein — protein sequence MGNYRVISSLFIIVLVALLTSPYATHAQDKATETDLEALDIKLKETIASGEMTEEEALAEYEKAAGKMKGAKAGKDKGKDEKNWKAPAINGLPCSPDVSDGVDPTEGVSFDPNHIVCIKVTMDPHDFDRLASETRFDGAGNDFEQIWPDCSQPWPSTYNWYRADIEIDGVSLSEVGIRKKGFVGSQYSPVPALKIKTDKYVKDQFLGDTERITLNNNGGVIPRMAACLTYEVFAAAGYPAPRCNMANVMVNDQPKGPYVHIEAIKKRFLRRSFGDNTGSLYEGTHTDFVEAWLPRWECKTDDTDTSYAPLAGVAQALRKPDDELVDALSSVLNIDRYITFWALEALVNHLDGYGADRNNFYVYFDPNDADRAVFIPWGADKTFLSDFGLDRYLTADLPRRLSRIPTIAIRMEHELKRLLDEVWDEAALLESIDRYSAQVKSAQQDDDYDIKVEALRTWVRSHPDQVREMLHVGLPVGMEKSLPCTNERVK from the coding sequence ATGGGAAATTATCGTGTTATATCGAGTCTTTTCATTATAGTTTTGGTTGCACTGTTGACCTCGCCCTATGCGACTCATGCACAAGATAAAGCCACAGAGACTGACCTAGAAGCATTGGACATCAAGTTGAAAGAGACTATTGCCAGCGGTGAAATGACCGAAGAAGAAGCGCTTGCTGAGTACGAAAAAGCCGCTGGAAAGATGAAAGGCGCAAAAGCCGGGAAGGACAAAGGCAAAGACGAAAAAAACTGGAAAGCACCAGCAATAAACGGTCTACCCTGTTCACCAGACGTATCAGATGGCGTAGATCCAACCGAGGGCGTCTCGTTCGATCCCAACCATATCGTGTGCATTAAAGTGACAATGGATCCACACGATTTCGATCGGTTAGCTAGCGAAACCCGCTTTGACGGTGCTGGAAACGACTTCGAGCAAATATGGCCAGATTGTTCGCAACCCTGGCCCTCAACGTATAACTGGTATCGGGCAGACATCGAGATCGACGGTGTGAGCCTATCAGAGGTTGGAATTCGTAAGAAGGGTTTTGTTGGTTCCCAGTACTCGCCGGTGCCAGCTTTGAAAATCAAGACTGACAAATACGTGAAAGATCAATTCCTTGGCGACACCGAGCGAATCACGCTCAATAACAATGGTGGAGTTATACCCCGCATGGCGGCCTGTTTGACCTACGAAGTCTTCGCTGCGGCTGGCTACCCTGCGCCCCGGTGCAACATGGCAAATGTGATGGTCAACGATCAGCCAAAAGGGCCCTACGTGCACATTGAAGCCATCAAGAAGCGTTTCCTCCGTCGTAGTTTCGGTGACAACACCGGCTCCCTCTATGAGGGTACGCACACCGACTTTGTCGAAGCATGGCTGCCGCGCTGGGAATGCAAGACCGACGATACTGACACCAGTTATGCGCCGCTAGCAGGTGTTGCCCAAGCCCTACGGAAGCCCGACGACGAGCTTGTCGATGCGCTGTCCTCCGTGCTGAACATCGATCGTTATATTACTTTTTGGGCGCTTGAGGCACTTGTGAACCACCTTGATGGCTACGGTGCCGACCGCAATAATTTCTACGTCTATTTTGATCCGAATGATGCTGACCGCGCCGTTTTCATACCCTGGGGAGCTGACAAGACGTTTCTTAGTGATTTTGGTCTAGATCGATATCTGACAGCCGATCTACCACGGCGTCTCTCACGCATACCAACCATTGCCATTCGCATGGAACATGAACTCAAAAGATTGCTCGACGAGGTGTGGGACGAGGCCGCCCTCCTAGAGAGCATTGATCGCTATAGCGCACAAGTAAAGAGTGCGCAGCAGGATGATGACTATGATATCAAAGTCGAAGCCCTACGCACTTGGGTAAGAAGTCATCCCGATCAGGTCCGAGAGATGCTCCATGTTGGACTTCCTGTAGGCATGGAAAAATCACTCCCTTGTACGAATGAACGTGTGAAATGA
- a CDS encoding PQQ-binding-like beta-propeller repeat protein, which translates to MKNRLNHHNSKEEINKIIKHISLTILALAFIAALIPSYTTLAENEVEEVYWNQFRGPNGDGKSAATDLPLEFSETRNIRWRIPIHDKGWSSPVVWGDQIWLTTGREDGAELFAICVDKNSGKIMHDIKVFDVAQPQLKYNDLNSHATPTPIVEKDRVYVHFGTYGTACLDTNSGEKLWERRDLNTDHRVRPASSPIIDGDSLFLTFDGVDTQYVAALNKHTGDTLWIRNREVDLDMATMLKAEGFSDADIETTQKEKPNDNKKSYATSTIIEYQGKQQLISPAAGATISYDPMTGDELWRVRHRGMGFNVACRPIFEHNLVYFTTGVARQLLAIRPSGTGDVTDTHVAWSVRRRTPEIPSPLIVDDLMFMVTEGGVVSCLEAKSGDEVWKGRLDGDYWASPLYADGKIYFFSREGNVSVISAGREFEILAENEFDEGFIASPATAGNTIIVRSLTHLYCFAQGYEMDPQPETINKSQVSKQKKSEPKQASEFPLNITGYYMGETTDNGEFEAVFLIEFPDLDKEDWPTVTFTGEQFRPAFANLTQYQRVTLNLAEGVKVEKGHDK; encoded by the coding sequence ATGAAAAATCGTCTCAACCATCATAATAGCAAAGAAGAAATCAATAAAATCATAAAACACATATCATTGACAATCCTAGCACTCGCTTTCATTGCGGCACTGATTCCATCTTATACAACACTCGCCGAAAACGAGGTGGAAGAGGTGTATTGGAATCAGTTTCGTGGTCCAAACGGAGACGGTAAAAGTGCTGCAACGGATCTTCCACTTGAGTTTAGCGAAACACGGAATATACGTTGGAGAATCCCAATTCACGACAAGGGATGGTCGTCGCCAGTCGTTTGGGGTGACCAGATTTGGTTGACAACAGGGCGTGAAGACGGAGCAGAACTGTTTGCTATTTGTGTGGACAAAAATAGTGGTAAAATCATGCACGACATCAAGGTATTCGATGTAGCGCAGCCACAGTTGAAATATAATGACCTGAACAGCCACGCCACGCCCACCCCTATTGTAGAAAAGGATCGTGTCTATGTTCACTTTGGAACCTATGGCACTGCCTGTCTAGACACGAACAGTGGCGAGAAACTCTGGGAGCGTCGAGATCTCAATACTGATCACCGAGTACGTCCCGCGTCCTCACCCATTATTGATGGCGATTCGCTCTTTCTGACTTTTGACGGGGTTGATACTCAGTATGTTGCAGCGCTCAACAAGCACACCGGCGACACCCTCTGGATACGGAATCGGGAGGTAGATTTAGATATGGCTACCATGCTTAAGGCGGAAGGCTTCTCCGACGCGGATATTGAGACGACCCAAAAGGAAAAACCGAACGACAACAAAAAATCTTACGCAACGTCGACAATCATCGAGTATCAAGGGAAACAGCAGCTCATTAGCCCAGCCGCGGGCGCTACAATTTCCTATGACCCGATGACCGGCGATGAACTTTGGCGCGTTCGTCATCGGGGTATGGGCTTTAACGTGGCGTGTCGCCCAATCTTTGAACACAACCTTGTTTATTTCACAACCGGCGTAGCAAGGCAATTGCTAGCAATCCGCCCCTCAGGAACAGGTGATGTAACGGATACACACGTTGCCTGGAGCGTTCGCAGGAGGACACCTGAAATACCATCACCCCTGATTGTGGACGATCTGATGTTCATGGTCACTGAAGGTGGTGTTGTATCTTGTCTAGAAGCGAAGAGTGGGGATGAGGTTTGGAAAGGGCGGCTCGATGGTGATTACTGGGCTTCGCCTCTGTATGCAGACGGAAAGATTTACTTCTTTAGCCGAGAAGGAAATGTATCGGTGATCTCAGCGGGACGAGAATTTGAGATACTTGCCGAAAACGAGTTTGACGAGGGCTTTATCGCATCTCCAGCAACCGCTGGCAATACCATAATCGTCCGTTCTCTGACACATCTATATTGCTTTGCTCAGGGTTACGAAATGGATCCACAACCGGAGACTATAAACAAATCACAGGTATCAAAGCAGAAGAAAAGTGAGCCCAAACAGGCATCGGAATTTCCACTCAATATTACAGGATACTATATGGGTGAAACCACCGACAACGGTGAGTTTGAGGCAGTATTCCTCATTGAATTTCCAGACCTCGACAAAGAGGATTGGCCCACGGTCACCTTTACCGGCGAGCAATTCCGCCCCGCCTTTGCGAACTTGACGCAGTACCAACGTGTCACACTCAATCTAGCGGAAGGCGTAAAGGTAGAGAAAGGTCATGATAAATAG
- a CDS encoding sugar phosphate isomerase/epimerase, which translates to MRLGIVGMLPGNFRTFTKEQMEAIRRLEFTGFGFHFSSDDVFDVTTEDCEKYNQFMAGERLDLVQFALTYSECLFDPNPTVRESVIRRINRGVEIARQINAHSCLIRPGSLNPDGAWTSHRNNHLPESMDRLIETLTPIAQKADAEGVTIIVETHAVSIMDSPETCKAVVDTIGLDSLRIVMDFVNHFQTLQQVYNSTDRLNHIFDVMGPIAPVAHVKDIKVENGLVLHINEEMPGEGELDLAQALRRFDGLYPDGYGLIEHLPIEKIPLANANVRRIAAENEIDIH; encoded by the coding sequence ATGAGACTCGGAATTGTCGGCATGTTGCCGGGGAATTTTCGCACGTTTACAAAGGAACAGATGGAAGCGATTCGGAGGCTGGAATTCACGGGATTCGGATTCCATTTTAGTAGCGACGATGTCTTCGATGTAACAACGGAGGACTGTGAAAAGTACAATCAATTCATGGCGGGGGAAAGGTTGGATCTGGTTCAATTCGCTCTCACTTACAGCGAGTGCCTCTTTGATCCGAATCCAACGGTTAGGGAGTCAGTCATCAGAAGGATTAATCGGGGCGTAGAAATTGCGCGGCAAATCAACGCACATAGCTGCCTCATCCGTCCCGGCAGCCTGAATCCCGACGGGGCGTGGACATCGCACCGGAATAATCACCTGCCTGAAAGTATGGATCGTCTGATTGAGACACTAACACCAATCGCTCAGAAGGCAGATGCAGAGGGAGTAACCATTATTGTCGAGACGCATGCTGTTTCGATAATGGACTCGCCGGAAACGTGCAAGGCGGTTGTTGATACTATTGGCTTGGATAGCCTGCGCATCGTTATGGATTTTGTCAACCATTTTCAGACGCTTCAGCAGGTTTATAATAGCACCGATCGGTTGAACCATATCTTTGATGTGATGGGACCAATCGCTCCTGTGGCACATGTTAAAGATATCAAGGTTGAAAATGGCTTAGTTCTCCATATTAATGAGGAAATGCCCGGCGAGGGCGAGTTAGATCTTGCGCAGGCACTCAGAAGATTTGATGGGTTATATCCGGATGGGTACGGTCTGATTGAACATCTGCCGATAGAGAAAATTCCCCTTGCTAATGCGAATGTTCGGCGAATCGCTGCAGAAAATGAAATTGATATCCACTGA
- a CDS encoding trypsin-like peptidase domain-containing protein: MGEAQSKSERQADVSISRRNAIVNAVEYASPAVVNISTTRTTTVNVSPFFDDFWAPFFDFPFQVPQRRTLHGLGSGVIFDQKGYVITNQHVIERADSITVLLSDGREASAEVAGEDFLTDLAVLKIDMPELKAIELGNAEDLLIGEWAIAIGHPFATMVEDASPTVTVGVVSATGRSLKTEDRLYRNLIQTDASINPGNSGGGLVNLYGQLIGINTAIYSTSGGSQGVGFAIPVNVVQKVVDQLVTYGAVIPPEIGIEPQDLTQRLVEALDLEEGIGVLVAGVKRGSPAEAAGFRRRDVIEAIDQKPISNSETFWAITRLLREDQVKTFRVLRDGKRKDLRLRIRELQWSYAVPGWGITIEQLNQQQTEKYTQRGVLVTKIQPRGTLAERGLKRGDLIYRINSLKVNSLEDFKRIINQLQRPQQISLYFQRDSKRWELSDLIIR; the protein is encoded by the coding sequence CATCGTCAATGCCGTTGAGTATGCGAGTCCTGCCGTCGTTAATATCAGCACAACGCGGACGACAACGGTAAATGTCTCTCCATTTTTTGATGACTTCTGGGCTCCGTTTTTCGATTTCCCCTTCCAAGTCCCACAACGGCGCACCCTACACGGACTTGGATCTGGAGTAATTTTTGACCAAAAAGGCTATGTAATCACCAATCAGCACGTTATTGAAAGGGCCGATTCGATAACGGTACTCCTTTCAGATGGACGGGAAGCGAGCGCCGAAGTTGCCGGGGAGGACTTCCTCACAGACCTTGCTGTCTTAAAAATTGATATGCCCGAACTAAAAGCCATTGAATTAGGCAATGCTGAGGATCTGCTGATCGGAGAATGGGCAATTGCGATTGGACATCCCTTTGCGACCATGGTTGAGGATGCAAGCCCTACTGTTACCGTCGGTGTTGTGAGCGCAACGGGGCGTTCCCTGAAGACCGAGGATCGGCTATACCGTAACCTCATCCAAACGGATGCGTCCATTAATCCGGGTAATAGCGGTGGAGGACTCGTCAACCTATACGGGCAGTTGATTGGTATCAACACGGCGATCTATTCCACAAGCGGTGGCTCACAAGGTGTCGGTTTTGCCATTCCGGTTAATGTCGTCCAAAAAGTCGTCGATCAATTGGTCACCTATGGGGCGGTCATACCACCGGAAATTGGTATTGAACCCCAAGATTTAACGCAGAGGTTGGTGGAAGCACTCGATTTGGAAGAGGGCATCGGCGTGTTGGTTGCGGGGGTAAAGAGGGGAAGCCCGGCGGAGGCAGCGGGGTTTCGCCGTCGCGATGTCATTGAAGCGATAGATCAAAAACCGATCTCCAATTCAGAGACATTCTGGGCAATCACCCGTCTTCTGCGTGAAGATCAGGTAAAAACTTTCCGCGTGCTCCGCGATGGGAAGCGCAAAGATCTACGCCTAAGAATTCGAGAACTTCAATGGAGTTACGCTGTACCCGGCTGGGGTATCACAATTGAACAATTGAATCAACAACAGACAGAAAAATACACGCAGCGTGGCGTCCTCGTTACAAAGATTCAGCCAAGAGGCACGTTGGCGGAGCGTGGATTGAAACGAGGCGATCTCATTTACCGTATTAACAGTCTCAAGGTTAATTCGCTCGAAGATTTCAAACGTATCATAAACCAGTTACAGCGCCCTCAACAGATTAGTCTTTATTTTCAGCGAGACAGCAAGCGGTGGGAGCTGTCCGACTTAATCATTCGCTGA